A region of Halarcobacter mediterraneus DNA encodes the following proteins:
- a CDS encoding alpha-L-glutamate ligase-like protein: MFLANPFKLKKLGILGMNNRNINFIGKYNNRKNYPLVDDKLKTKHLAYEYNLAVPELLGYIQFQVEVKSFLRFIKNEKGFVIKPAQGSGGKGILVIVDKKNGKYIKPSGEELNSSDIRRHISNILSGLYSLGGKNDIALFEKLVNFDNIFDGFSYEGVPDIRVIVYRGYPALAMMRLSTSQSDGKANLHQGAVGVGIDIKTGKALSAVQFNRPIKFHPDTNKELKTLVIPYWDDILHLCSRCYEMTQMGYLGADIVIDKEKGPLILELNARPGLAIQIANDTGALNKFNKIDKVYGAHNTIEEKINFSKENL, from the coding sequence ATGTTTTTAGCAAATCCATTCAAACTAAAAAAACTTGGTATTTTAGGAATGAATAATAGGAATATTAATTTTATAGGGAAGTATAATAATAGAAAAAACTATCCTTTAGTTGATGATAAATTAAAAACAAAACATTTAGCTTATGAATATAATTTAGCAGTACCTGAACTTCTAGGGTATATTCAGTTTCAAGTAGAAGTAAAATCATTTTTAAGATTTATAAAAAATGAAAAAGGCTTTGTAATTAAACCAGCACAAGGTAGTGGTGGAAAGGGAATTCTCGTAATTGTTGATAAAAAAAATGGTAAATATATAAAACCAAGTGGAGAAGAACTTAACTCTTCTGATATTAGAAGACATATTTCGAATATTTTAAGTGGTTTGTATTCTTTAGGTGGGAAAAATGATATTGCTTTATTTGAAAAACTAGTAAACTTTGACAATATCTTTGATGGTTTTTCTTATGAAGGAGTACCTGATATAAGAGTTATTGTTTATAGAGGTTATCCAGCTTTAGCCATGATGAGATTGTCTACTTCTCAAAGTGATGGAAAAGCAAATTTACATCAAGGTGCCGTTGGTGTTGGAATTGATATTAAAACAGGAAAAGCCTTAAGTGCTGTTCAATTTAATAGACCTATTAAATTTCATCCTGATACAAATAAAGAGTTGAAAACTTTGGTAATTCCTTATTGGGATGATATCCTTCATCTTTGCTCAAGGTGCTATGAAATGACACAAATGGGATATTTAGGAGCTGATATTGTAATTGATAAAGAAAAAGGACCTCTAATATTAGAACTAAATGCAAGACCAGGACTTGCAATTCAAATAGCAAACGATACAGGAGCTTTAAATAAATTTAATAAAATAGATAAGGTTTATGGAGCTCACAATACAATTGAAGAAAAAATAAATTTTTCAAAAGAAAATTTATAG